One stretch of Burkholderia sp. NRF60-BP8 DNA includes these proteins:
- the bktB gene encoding beta-ketothiolase BktB translates to MSNAAKEVVVVSGVRTAIGDFGGSLKDFSPTDLGAKVVAEVLARANVPGDSVGHVVFGHVVNTEPKDMYLARVAAINGGVAQHTPALTVNRLCGSGLQAIVSAAQTIMLGDADVAIGGGSESMSRAPYTVPAARFGQRMGDAKLVDMMLGALHDPFQTIHMGVTAENVARKYDISRDAQDALALESHRRAARAIAEGRFKDQILPISIRTKKGEVAFDTDEHVRHDASADDFTKLKPVFAKENGTVTAGNASGINDAAAAVLMMSADAARAQGVKPLARLVAYAHAGVDPAYMGIGPVPATQKALERAGLKIADLDVIEANEAFAAQACAVTQELGLDPAKVNPNGSGISLGHPIGATGALITVKALYELKRIGGRYALVTMCIGGGQGIAAIFENI, encoded by the coding sequence ATGAGCAATGCAGCGAAGGAAGTCGTGGTGGTGAGCGGTGTCCGTACCGCGATCGGCGATTTCGGCGGGAGCCTGAAGGATTTCTCGCCGACCGATCTCGGCGCGAAGGTGGTCGCCGAAGTGCTGGCGCGCGCGAACGTGCCGGGCGATTCGGTCGGCCATGTCGTGTTCGGCCACGTCGTGAACACCGAGCCGAAGGACATGTATCTCGCGCGCGTCGCGGCGATCAACGGCGGCGTCGCGCAGCACACGCCGGCGCTCACCGTGAACCGCCTGTGCGGCTCGGGCCTGCAGGCGATCGTGTCGGCCGCGCAGACGATCATGCTCGGCGACGCCGACGTCGCGATCGGCGGCGGTTCGGAGAGCATGAGCCGTGCGCCGTACACCGTGCCGGCCGCGCGCTTCGGCCAGCGCATGGGCGATGCGAAGCTCGTCGACATGATGCTCGGCGCGCTGCACGACCCGTTCCAGACGATCCACATGGGCGTGACGGCCGAGAACGTCGCCCGCAAGTACGACATCTCGCGTGACGCGCAGGATGCGCTGGCGCTCGAATCGCATCGTCGCGCGGCGCGCGCGATCGCGGAAGGGCGCTTCAAGGATCAGATCCTGCCGATCTCGATCCGCACGAAGAAGGGCGAAGTCGCGTTCGACACCGACGAGCACGTGCGGCACGACGCGAGCGCGGACGATTTCACGAAGCTCAAGCCGGTGTTCGCGAAGGAAAACGGCACCGTGACCGCCGGCAACGCGTCGGGCATCAACGACGCGGCCGCTGCCGTGCTGATGATGAGCGCGGACGCTGCGCGCGCGCAGGGCGTGAAGCCGCTCGCCCGCCTCGTCGCGTATGCGCACGCGGGCGTCGATCCTGCGTACATGGGCATCGGTCCGGTGCCGGCCACGCAGAAGGCGCTCGAACGCGCGGGCCTGAAGATCGCCGATCTCGACGTGATCGAAGCCAACGAGGCGTTCGCCGCGCAGGCCTGCGCGGTCACGCAGGAACTCGGCCTCGATCCCGCGAAGGTCAACCCGAACGGCTCGGGCATCTCGCTCGGTCACCCGATCGGCGCGACCGGCGCGCTGATCACGGTGAAGGCGCTGTACGAACTGAAGCGTATCGGCGGCCGTTACGCGCTCGTGACGATGTGCATCGGCGGCGGCCAGGGGATTGCCGCGATCTTCGAGAACATCTGA
- a CDS encoding electron transfer flavoprotein-ubiquinone oxidoreductase, giving the protein MEYDVVIVGGGPAGLSAAIRLKQLAAEKGTEIGVCVLEKGSEIGAHILSGAVMDPRAITELFPDWKARGAPLDVEVTEDRFLFLSEKSAVTTPNWALPDNFKNHGNYVISLGNVTRWLGQQAEALGVEIFPGFPAAEILYNDDGSVKGVATGNMGVGKDGEPTENFQLGMELHAKYTLFAEGCRGHLGRQLITKFKLDANADPQAYGIGIKELWEIDPAKHKPGLVIHTAGWPLKSDTYGGSFLYHMDNNQVVVGFVVGLGYTNPYLSPFEEFQRYKTHPSIRAFLEGGKRVSYGARAITAGGLLSLPKTVFPGGALIGDDAGFLNASRIKGSHAAIKTGMLAADAAFDAVQAGRQSDELNAYPDAFKQSWLYTELYRARNFKQWMAKGLYLGTLMVGIEQKVMGGNVPWTLHHQHADHEMLKPASQCEPIAYPKPDGKLTFDRLSSVFISNTNHEENQPAHLTLKDASVPVNVNLRTYAGPEARFCPAAVYEFVKNDDGSERLVINAQNCVHCKTCDIKDPAQNIVWVTPEGGGGPNYPNM; this is encoded by the coding sequence ATGGAATACGACGTCGTGATCGTCGGCGGCGGCCCCGCCGGGCTGTCGGCGGCGATCCGGCTCAAGCAGCTGGCCGCCGAGAAAGGCACCGAGATCGGCGTGTGCGTGCTCGAGAAGGGTTCCGAGATCGGCGCGCACATCCTGTCGGGCGCAGTGATGGACCCGCGCGCGATCACCGAGCTGTTTCCCGACTGGAAGGCGCGCGGCGCACCGCTCGATGTCGAGGTCACGGAAGACCGCTTCCTGTTCCTGTCCGAGAAAAGCGCAGTGACCACGCCGAACTGGGCGCTGCCGGACAACTTCAAGAACCACGGCAACTACGTGATTTCGCTGGGCAACGTCACGCGCTGGCTCGGCCAGCAGGCCGAGGCGCTCGGCGTCGAGATCTTCCCGGGCTTCCCTGCTGCCGAGATTCTCTACAACGACGACGGCTCGGTCAAAGGCGTCGCGACCGGCAACATGGGCGTGGGCAAGGACGGCGAGCCGACCGAGAACTTCCAGCTCGGCATGGAGCTGCACGCGAAGTACACGCTGTTCGCCGAAGGCTGCCGCGGGCATCTCGGCCGCCAGCTGATCACGAAATTCAAGCTCGACGCGAACGCCGATCCGCAGGCGTACGGGATCGGCATCAAGGAGCTGTGGGAAATCGATCCGGCCAAGCACAAGCCGGGCCTCGTGATCCACACGGCCGGCTGGCCGCTGAAGTCGGATACGTACGGCGGCTCGTTCCTGTATCACATGGACAACAACCAGGTCGTGGTCGGCTTCGTGGTGGGCCTGGGCTACACGAACCCGTACCTGTCGCCGTTCGAGGAATTCCAGCGCTACAAGACGCATCCGTCGATCCGCGCATTCCTCGAAGGCGGCAAGCGCGTGTCGTACGGCGCGCGCGCGATCACGGCCGGCGGTCTGCTGTCGTTGCCGAAGACGGTGTTCCCGGGCGGCGCGCTGATCGGCGACGACGCGGGCTTCCTGAACGCGTCGCGGATTAAGGGCAGCCACGCGGCGATCAAAACGGGCATGCTCGCAGCCGACGCCGCATTCGACGCGGTGCAGGCAGGCCGGCAGTCGGACGAACTCAACGCGTACCCGGACGCGTTCAAGCAATCGTGGCTGTACACGGAGCTGTACCGCGCGCGCAACTTCAAGCAGTGGATGGCCAAGGGCCTGTACCTCGGCACGCTGATGGTCGGCATCGAGCAGAAGGTGATGGGCGGCAACGTGCCGTGGACGCTGCATCACCAGCATGCGGACCACGAGATGCTGAAGCCGGCGTCGCAGTGCGAGCCGATCGCGTATCCGAAGCCGGACGGCAAGCTGACGTTCGATCGCCTCTCGTCGGTGTTCATCTCGAACACGAACCACGAGGAGAACCAGCCGGCGCACCTGACGCTGAAGGACGCGAGCGTGCCGGTGAACGTGAACCTGCGCACGTACGCGGGGCCGGAGGCGCGGTTCTGCCCGGCGGCGGTGTACGAGTTCGTGAAGAACGACGACGGCAGCGAGCGGCTCGTGATCAACGCGCAGAACTGCGTGCACTGCAAGACCTGCGACATCAAGGACCCGGCGCAGAACATCGTGTGGGTCACGCCCGAAGGCGGCGGCGGGCCGAATTATCCGAACATGTAA
- a CDS encoding AraC family transcriptional regulator translates to MSRSALLKPTDARPPRLPDAEAAHALREQRFTPAKLAVLVDVAAQAGLDPATVLAGTGLAPADVADPFTLTSPLQFLTAARNAVGRYDGTDLGVRVGRLLHASSYGMYGYAMLCSESLARAFDAAVKYHRLANGMLPIRWVEHGDTASWLFPDRHEVALPDLDEPLYRFLIDMQFALHVTIIKDVMGGWCVPARAQFAQPRPPHGALLADALECPIAFDQPHHVLSYPAAWLTRAPQLANPITAAQVSSHCAQLLDELRSRSGITRRVYEELTRTPGQFPDIDAIAESLCMTSRTLRRKLEAEGTSYSELLTSVRKALAIDYLGTTTLSTEDIALTLGFSDAVGFRHAFKRWTGTTPSDVRRKRGR, encoded by the coding sequence ATGTCGCGCAGTGCGCTGTTGAAACCGACGGACGCCCGTCCCCCCCGGCTGCCCGACGCCGAAGCCGCCCACGCGTTGCGCGAGCAGCGCTTCACGCCGGCCAAGCTGGCCGTGCTGGTCGACGTGGCCGCGCAAGCCGGCCTCGACCCGGCGACGGTGCTCGCCGGCACCGGCCTCGCGCCGGCCGATGTCGCGGACCCGTTCACGCTCACGTCGCCGCTGCAGTTCCTCACGGCCGCGCGCAACGCGGTCGGCCGGTACGACGGCACCGACCTCGGCGTGCGCGTCGGCCGCCTGCTGCACGCATCGAGCTACGGCATGTACGGCTACGCGATGCTGTGCTCGGAATCGCTCGCGCGCGCGTTCGATGCGGCCGTCAAATATCATCGGCTCGCGAACGGGATGCTGCCGATCCGCTGGGTCGAACACGGCGACACCGCGTCGTGGCTGTTTCCGGACCGCCACGAAGTCGCGCTGCCCGATCTCGACGAGCCGCTGTACCGTTTCCTGATCGACATGCAGTTCGCGCTGCACGTGACGATCATCAAGGACGTGATGGGCGGATGGTGCGTGCCCGCGCGCGCGCAGTTCGCGCAGCCGCGGCCGCCGCATGGGGCGCTGCTGGCCGACGCGCTCGAATGCCCGATCGCGTTCGACCAGCCGCATCACGTGCTCAGCTATCCGGCGGCCTGGCTCACGCGCGCGCCGCAGCTCGCGAATCCGATCACCGCCGCGCAGGTGTCGTCGCACTGCGCGCAGTTGCTCGACGAATTGCGCAGCCGATCGGGTATCACGCGACGCGTATACGAGGAGCTCACCCGCACGCCGGGACAATTCCCGGACATCGACGCGATCGCCGAAAGCCTGTGCATGACCTCACGCACGTTGCGCCGCAAGCTCGAAGCCGAAGGCACGTCGTACAGCGAACTGCTGACGAGCGTGCGCAAGGCGCTCGCGATCGACTACCTCGGCACGACCACGCTCAGCACCGAGGACATCGCGCTGACGCTCGGCTTCAGCGATGCCGTGGGATTCCGCCACGCGTTCAAGCGCTGGACCGGCACGACGCCGAGCGACGTGCGGCGCAAGCGCGGCCGATGA
- a CDS encoding sensor histidine kinase, with protein MKLTLTRRLSLVFSILLLACSGASAWLQIRANDMREKEVVQALSRDLAANIAGSAPLMDANGLRPDAVRTLFGQLMGVNPSVEVYLLDNAGRIKGDDAPPGHVKRDRVDLAPVQRFIAGQPLPILGDDPRSPDARKVFSAAPLQRAGQPPSGYIYVVLLGEAHDRLAARVDAGNVLRTTLWSMAIVALLGLLAGLVAFGFITRPLRRLTAAMRDFDANAAPGALDAPPPVLRLPPGRRGDDIAVLESAFAQMADRIGEQWRALTRQDQQRRELITNISHDLRTPLTSLHGYLETLSLKADTLAEPERRRYLSIALAQSAKVGRLAQALFELARLESGGVQAEREPFSLVDLVQDVFQKFELAAQSRGVALHARIPPRVPAVSADLGMIERVLTNLLDNALRHTPSHGEVEIALEPQGDCVVVTVSDTGEGIPAARREGLFQRPQRPMSVGTATSGGLGLLIVHRMLALNGSGIRLVDRPGRGAVFEFALAVASPAAGDAR; from the coding sequence ATGAAGCTCACGCTCACGCGGCGGCTGTCGCTCGTGTTCTCGATCCTGCTGCTCGCGTGCTCGGGCGCGTCGGCATGGCTGCAGATCCGCGCGAACGACATGCGCGAGAAGGAAGTCGTGCAGGCGCTGTCGCGCGACCTGGCCGCCAACATCGCCGGCAGCGCGCCGCTGATGGACGCGAACGGGCTGCGTCCCGACGCCGTGCGCACGCTGTTCGGGCAATTGATGGGCGTGAACCCGAGCGTCGAGGTGTACCTGCTCGACAACGCCGGGCGCATCAAGGGCGACGATGCGCCACCGGGCCACGTGAAGCGCGACCGCGTCGATCTCGCGCCCGTGCAGCGCTTCATCGCGGGCCAGCCGCTGCCGATTCTCGGCGACGATCCGCGCAGCCCGGACGCGCGCAAGGTGTTCAGCGCCGCGCCGCTGCAGCGCGCGGGGCAGCCGCCGTCGGGCTACATCTACGTGGTGCTGCTCGGCGAGGCACATGACCGGCTCGCCGCTCGCGTCGATGCCGGCAACGTGCTGCGCACGACGCTGTGGTCGATGGCGATCGTCGCGCTGCTCGGGTTGCTGGCGGGCCTCGTCGCATTCGGCTTCATCACGCGCCCGCTGCGCCGGCTGACGGCCGCGATGCGCGACTTCGACGCGAACGCCGCGCCCGGCGCGCTCGACGCGCCGCCGCCGGTGCTGCGCTTGCCGCCGGGCCGCCGCGGCGACGACATCGCGGTGCTCGAATCCGCGTTCGCGCAGATGGCCGACCGGATCGGCGAGCAGTGGCGCGCGTTGACGCGCCAGGACCAGCAGCGGCGCGAACTGATCACGAACATCTCGCACGACCTGCGCACGCCGCTCACGTCGCTGCACGGTTATCTGGAGACGCTGTCGCTGAAGGCCGACACGCTGGCCGAGCCCGAGCGGCGGCGCTACCTGTCGATCGCGCTCGCGCAGAGCGCGAAGGTCGGGCGGCTCGCGCAGGCGCTGTTCGAACTCGCGCGGCTCGAATCGGGCGGCGTGCAGGCCGAGCGCGAGCCGTTCTCGCTCGTCGATCTCGTGCAGGACGTGTTCCAGAAATTCGAGCTGGCCGCGCAGTCGCGCGGCGTCGCGTTGCATGCGCGGATTCCGCCGCGCGTGCCGGCCGTGTCGGCCGATCTCGGGATGATCGAGCGCGTGCTGACCAACCTGCTCGACAACGCGCTGCGGCACACGCCTTCGCACGGCGAGGTCGAAATCGCGCTGGAACCGCAGGGCGACTGCGTGGTCGTGACCGTGTCGGATACCGGCGAAGGGATTCCGGCGGCGCGGCGCGAAGGGTTGTTCCAGCGGCCGCAGCGGCCGATGAGCGTCGGCACGGCGACGAGCGGCGGGCTCGGCCTGTTGATCGTGCACCGGATGCTGGCGCTCAACGGCAGCGGCATCCGGCTCGTCGACCGGCCCGGGCGCGGCGCGGTGTTCGAGTTTGCGCTGGCGGTGGCGTCGCCGGCGGCGGGCGACGCACGCTGA
- a CDS encoding acyl-CoA dehydrogenase gives MSYNAPVKDMLFVLKELAGIDAIAQLPGFEDAGYDTAQAVLDESAKFCGEVLAPLNVEGDRNPSSWKDGVVTATPGFGEAFRQFVEGGWQGLQHPAEYGGQGLPKLIATPCIEMLNASNLSFALCPLLTDGAIEALLTAGTDEQKQRYVPKLISGEWTGTMNLTEPQAGSDLALVRSRAEPQGDGTYKVFGTKIFITWGEHDMADNIVHLVLARTPNAPEGVKGISLFIVPKFLVNDDGSLGARNDVHCVSIEHKLGIKASPTAVLQYGDHGGAIGYLVGEENRGLEYMFIMMNAARFGVGMQGIGVADRAYRKAAEFAKERVQSRPVDGSAKQSVTIIHHPDVRRMLGTMRALTEGARALAYVAAAHSDIAHRHPDEATRARHQAIYEYLVPVVKGWSTEMVNDVASLGVQVHGGMGFIEETGAAQYYRDARILAIYEGTTAIQANDLVGRKTMRDGGAVAKALIAEIGDTVAALGKIDGAAAASMKAQLEKGARALSAVVDYVLANTKQDPNAVFAGSVPYLKLAGVVLCGWQMARALVAAHANRANDVAFFDAKIAIAQCYAEHVLVQAGALEASIVGAKGNESVLALTEDQF, from the coding sequence ATGAGCTATAACGCCCCCGTCAAGGACATGCTGTTCGTGCTGAAGGAACTCGCGGGTATCGACGCCATTGCGCAGTTGCCGGGCTTCGAGGATGCGGGTTACGACACGGCGCAGGCCGTGCTGGACGAGTCCGCGAAATTCTGCGGCGAGGTGCTGGCGCCGCTGAACGTCGAAGGCGACCGCAACCCCAGCAGCTGGAAGGACGGCGTCGTGACCGCGACGCCGGGCTTCGGCGAAGCGTTCCGTCAGTTCGTCGAAGGCGGCTGGCAGGGGCTGCAGCATCCGGCCGAATACGGCGGCCAGGGGCTGCCGAAGCTGATCGCGACGCCGTGCATCGAGATGCTGAACGCGTCGAACCTGTCGTTCGCGCTGTGCCCGCTGCTCACCGACGGCGCGATCGAGGCGCTGCTGACGGCCGGCACCGACGAGCAGAAGCAGCGCTACGTGCCGAAGCTGATCTCGGGCGAATGGACCGGCACGATGAACCTGACCGAGCCGCAAGCCGGCTCGGATCTCGCGCTGGTGCGCTCGCGCGCCGAGCCGCAGGGCGACGGCACGTACAAGGTGTTCGGCACGAAGATCTTCATCACGTGGGGCGAGCACGACATGGCGGACAACATCGTCCACCTGGTGCTGGCGCGCACGCCGAACGCGCCGGAAGGCGTGAAGGGCATCTCGCTGTTCATCGTGCCGAAGTTCCTGGTCAACGACGACGGCTCGCTCGGCGCGCGCAACGACGTGCACTGCGTGTCGATCGAACACAAGCTCGGGATCAAGGCGAGCCCGACGGCGGTGCTGCAATACGGCGATCACGGCGGTGCGATCGGCTATCTCGTGGGCGAGGAGAACCGCGGCCTCGAATACATGTTCATCATGATGAACGCGGCGCGCTTCGGCGTCGGGATGCAAGGGATCGGCGTGGCCGACCGCGCGTACCGGAAGGCGGCCGAATTCGCGAAGGAACGCGTGCAGAGCCGTCCGGTGGACGGCTCGGCCAAGCAGTCGGTGACGATCATCCATCACCCGGACGTGCGCCGGATGTTGGGCACGATGCGTGCGCTGACCGAAGGCGCGCGGGCGCTCGCGTATGTGGCTGCCGCGCACAGCGACATCGCCCATCGCCATCCGGACGAGGCGACGCGCGCGCGTCATCAGGCCATCTACGAATACCTGGTGCCGGTGGTGAAGGGCTGGAGCACGGAGATGGTGAACGACGTCGCGAGCCTGGGCGTGCAGGTGCACGGCGGGATGGGTTTCATCGAGGAGACGGGCGCGGCGCAGTACTACCGCGACGCGCGGATCCTGGCGATCTACGAAGGGACGACCGCGATTCAGGCGAACGACCTGGTCGGCCGCAAGACGATGCGCGACGGCGGCGCGGTGGCGAAGGCGCTGATTGCGGAGATCGGCGACACGGTCGCGGCGCTCGGCAAGATCGACGGTGCGGCGGCCGCTTCGATGAAGGCGCAACTGGAGAAGGGGGCGCGCGCGTTGTCGGCGGTGGTCGACTACGTGCTGGCGAACACGAAGCAGGACCCGAACGCGGTGTTCGCGGGCAGCGTCCCGTACCTGAAGCTGGCGGGCGTCGTGCTGTGCGGGTGGCAGATGGCGCGCGCGCTGGTGGCCGCGCACGCGAACCGCGCGAACGACGTCGCGTTCTTCGACGCGAAGATCGCGATCGCACAATGCTATGCGGAGCACGTGCTGGTGCAGGCGGGCGCGCTCGAAGCGTCGATCGTCGGCGCGAAGGGCAACGAGAGCGTGCTCGCGTTGACGGAAGACCAGTTCTGA
- a CDS encoding AraC family transcriptional regulator, whose translation MRATRRAAAAARPGARKATKAARGPLKYNALGSIDGDAMTGSDPLSARPGRALPSPSATVPISLVNGFLASAGVQRDVVERYLRGAGIPIELLGELHARVTEEQFSTLYRTLAIDLDDEMPGIFSRPLRGGTLKYLCLSLLDARNLETALHRFGQFFHILLDDFFVESKRDDLVAQVLLRPNEAIGPIGALGQELMLKLVHGVCSWLIGQKIPLLQIEFACPRPRHAVDHLYFFTGAVQFDRERTLMRFSADYLDAPIRQSKRNLRKFLARAPGDWIFESFSEQLVCHRVRQYLSAALPDLPVIDQAAEHLHCSVRTLSRHLAAEGTTFQVLKDELRRDIAIQRLTDTPDTIAAIGADIGFDDPSAFHRAFRHWTGSTPGTYRRRA comes from the coding sequence ATGAGGGCGACGCGTCGCGCGGCCGCGGCTGCGCGGCCCGGTGCGCGGAAAGCCACGAAGGCGGCGCGCGGGCCGCTCAAGTACAATGCGCTCGGTTCGATCGACGGGGACGCGATGACCGGCTCAGATCCACTTTCCGCCCGGCCCGGGCGTGCGCTGCCGTCGCCGAGCGCGACGGTGCCGATCTCGCTCGTCAACGGCTTTCTCGCGAGCGCGGGCGTGCAGCGCGACGTGGTCGAACGCTACCTGCGCGGCGCCGGCATTCCGATCGAGCTGCTCGGCGAGCTGCACGCGCGCGTGACGGAGGAACAGTTCTCGACGCTGTACCGCACGCTCGCGATCGATCTCGACGACGAGATGCCCGGCATCTTCTCGCGCCCGCTGCGCGGCGGCACGCTGAAGTATCTGTGCCTGAGCCTGCTCGATGCGCGCAACCTCGAAACGGCGCTGCATCGTTTCGGGCAATTCTTCCATATCTTGCTCGACGACTTCTTCGTCGAATCGAAGCGCGACGATCTCGTCGCGCAGGTGCTGCTGCGCCCGAACGAGGCCATCGGGCCGATCGGCGCGCTCGGCCAGGAGCTGATGCTCAAGCTCGTGCACGGCGTATGCTCCTGGCTGATCGGGCAGAAAATTCCGCTGCTGCAGATCGAGTTCGCGTGCCCGCGGCCCCGCCACGCGGTCGATCACCTGTACTTCTTCACCGGCGCGGTGCAGTTCGACCGCGAGCGCACGCTGATGCGCTTCAGCGCCGATTACCTCGACGCGCCGATCCGGCAGAGCAAGCGCAACCTGCGCAAATTCCTCGCGCGCGCGCCCGGCGACTGGATCTTCGAATCGTTCAGCGAACAGCTCGTGTGCCATCGGGTGCGGCAGTACCTGTCGGCGGCGCTGCCGGATCTGCCCGTGATCGACCAGGCGGCCGAGCACCTGCATTGTTCGGTGCGGACGCTGAGCCGCCATCTGGCCGCCGAAGGGACGACGTTCCAGGTGCTGAAGGACGAACTGCGGCGCGATATCGCGATCCAGCGGCTGACCGATACGCCCGACACGATCGCCGCGATCGGCGCGGATATCGGCTTCGACGACCCGAGCGCGTTTCATCGCGCGTTCCGGCACTGGACCGGCAGTACGCCGGGGACGTATCGGCGCCGGGCGTGA
- a CDS encoding AMP-binding protein — translation MTNRHWTGSYGSIPAEIDADRHPSVSALLDDAMRRFAERPAFHAFGRTLTYADVDRLSTALAAYLQQVVGVRKGDRVAVMLPNVLAFPVVFVAVAKIGAIQVNVNPHYTARELEHQLNDAGVEAAVVCGGSMGTFAEVVGGTRVRTVLSVGREDLGVVDAPAGTCDALPPGSTALAQAIAAGESLACEPVALSGADLLLLQYTGGTTGLSKGAALSHRNLVANIAQFAAIVPDARQPGEEVVVTAIPLYHIFALTVNFLSYFAIGAQNWLVANPRDMDGFVDVLKAARPTVFVGVNTMYAGLAGHPRLKEVDWSRLKLSAGGGAAVIDVISSRWKAVTGNFIREGYGLSETSPVVSFNPQSIDRFTGTTGLPLPSTDVKLLDEQDREVAIGEAGEICVKGPQVMSGYWQKPDANAAAFTADGYFRTGDVGVFDAAGFLRIVDRKKDMIIVSGFNVYPNEVEAVATALPGVAECACIGVPDPRTGEAVKLFVVLAPDADVTEAQIVTHCRASLAAYKVPKWVRFVDRLPKSTVGKILRRELSRTD, via the coding sequence ATGACGAACAGACACTGGACCGGGTCGTACGGCTCGATCCCCGCCGAGATCGACGCCGATCGCCATCCTTCCGTCAGCGCGCTGCTGGACGACGCGATGCGCCGCTTCGCCGAGCGTCCGGCGTTCCATGCGTTCGGCCGCACGCTCACCTATGCCGACGTCGACCGCCTGTCGACCGCGCTGGCCGCGTATCTGCAGCAGGTCGTCGGCGTGCGCAAGGGCGATCGCGTCGCCGTGATGCTGCCCAACGTGCTGGCGTTTCCGGTCGTGTTCGTCGCCGTCGCGAAGATCGGCGCGATCCAGGTCAACGTGAATCCGCACTACACCGCGCGCGAGCTCGAGCATCAGCTCAACGACGCGGGAGTCGAGGCGGCGGTCGTCTGCGGCGGGTCGATGGGCACGTTCGCGGAGGTGGTCGGCGGCACGCGCGTGCGCACCGTGCTGAGCGTGGGGCGCGAGGATCTCGGCGTCGTCGATGCGCCGGCCGGCACGTGCGACGCACTGCCGCCCGGTTCGACCGCGCTCGCGCAAGCCATCGCCGCCGGCGAATCGCTCGCGTGCGAGCCGGTTGCGCTGAGCGGCGCGGACCTGTTGCTGCTGCAATACACGGGTGGCACGACCGGCCTGTCGAAGGGCGCGGCGCTGTCGCATCGCAACCTCGTCGCGAACATCGCGCAGTTCGCGGCGATCGTGCCGGATGCGCGCCAGCCGGGCGAAGAGGTCGTCGTCACCGCGATCCCGCTGTATCACATCTTCGCGCTGACGGTGAACTTCCTGTCCTACTTCGCGATCGGCGCGCAGAACTGGCTCGTCGCGAATCCGCGCGACATGGACGGGTTCGTCGACGTGCTGAAGGCCGCGCGGCCGACGGTGTTCGTCGGCGTGAACACAATGTACGCGGGGCTTGCCGGCCATCCGCGCCTGAAGGAGGTCGACTGGTCGCGGCTGAAGCTGTCGGCCGGCGGCGGCGCGGCGGTGATCGACGTGATCTCGTCGCGCTGGAAGGCGGTGACGGGCAATTTCATCCGCGAGGGCTACGGGCTGTCGGAAACGTCGCCGGTCGTGTCGTTCAACCCGCAATCGATCGACCGGTTCACGGGCACCACGGGCCTGCCGCTGCCGTCGACCGACGTGAAGCTGCTCGACGAGCAGGATCGCGAGGTGGCGATCGGCGAAGCGGGCGAGATCTGCGTGAAGGGGCCGCAAGTGATGAGCGGCTACTGGCAGAAGCCGGACGCGAATGCGGCCGCGTTCACGGCGGACGGCTATTTCCGCACCGGCGACGTCGGCGTGTTCGACGCGGCCGGCTTCCTGCGGATCGTCGACCGCAAGAAGGACATGATCATCGTGTCGGGCTTCAACGTGTATCCGAACGAGGTGGAAGCGGTGGCGACCGCGCTGCCGGGCGTGGCCGAATGCGCGTGCATCGGCGTGCCGGACCCGCGCACGGGCGAGGCCGTCAAACTGTTCGTGGTGCTGGCGCCGGACGCCGACGTGACGGAAGCGCAGATCGTTACCCATTGCCGCGCGAGCCTGGCCGCGTACAAGGTGCCGAAGTGGGTTCGATTCGTCGACCGGTTGCCGAAGTCGACGGTCGGCAAGATCCTGCGCCGCGAACTCAGCCGCACCGACTGA